The genomic stretch ACCGTGAGGTCGCCGTCAAGGAGCTGAAGCTGCCTGACGGCATGGGCGAGGCGAAGCGTGCCGAGGCCGTCACCAGGTCTGTACGCGAGGCGCAGGCCACCGCCCGGCTACGCCACCCCGGCATCGTCGAGCTGCACGACATCGTGGTCGAGCAGGGCCGGCCCTGGCTGGTCATGGAGCTGCTCCGTGGCCGCACGCTGGACGAGACGGTCGCGCTGCGGGGCCCGCTGCCTCCCCGGCAGGTGGCCGGCATCGGCGCCGACGTGCTCGACGCGCTGAACGCCGCGCACGCGCGCGGTCTGCAGCACCGCGATGTGAAGCCGGGCAACATCTTCCTCACCGACAGCGGCCGGGTCGTGCTCACCGACTTCGGCATCGCCAGGGAGGAAGGCCAGGAGACGCTGACAGAGACCGGAATGATGATCGGCTCACCCGGTTTCATCGCCCCGGAACGCCTGAGGGGCGACAAGGGCGGCCCGGCCAGCGATCTGTGGTCGCTCGCCGCCACGCTTTACCTGGCGGCAGAGGGGCGCCCGCCCTTCGACGGCTCCCCCTCCGAGCGGATCAGGGCGACGCTGAAAACGCGGCCCCGTCCGGCCCGCGAGCCTCTCGGCCCGGTCCTGGCGGCCATGCTCGCCCGCCCCGCGACCGCCAGGCCGGACGCCCAGACGGCCCTGCGCGCGCTCAGGGACATCGCGGCCGGCCGGCCCACCCGGCTGCCCCACGCCGCCGCCATGATCCGGGAAAGGACCCGCAGACGTGGCCGTATCTGGGCCTTATTGGTCATCACGCTGGCGTTGGTCGTCACGGCGTTCGTCGCCGCCACCAGGAGTGCCGAGACAGATGTTCCTGACGCCTTCACCGTGCCCATCGACGTGTGCACGGTGCTGCCGGCCCAGGAGGCGGCTCAGCTGCTCAAGTCACGCCGGCCCGTGACGGGCCGGCCGAGCACCGACCAGGGCGGGCCGACGTGCCGGTGGACCATCCCCGACCACGGGATCAGCCTCCAGGTGCAGACCGACTCCGGCACCGCCGACCCGTGGTCGATGACCAGGCAGACCGCGCACAAGCTCCTGCTCAGCGAGGAACGCTACTGGCGCGAGGCCGGGCAGAACGTGGAATGGACGTGGGAGGCGATCGGCGCGGCGGATTCCTACACCGCGAAGAGCACGCCCAGCCGCAGGATCGAGGGGGTGGGTGAGGAGGCGTTCGCCTTCGAGCTGACCGGCCCGCACGGCAGGGTCCACACTTCTGTCGTCAGCTTCCGGCTGGCGAATCTCGTCGTGGCGGTCCGCTACACGACGCTGGCCACCCGGCCGACCGACGCGTCCATCAAAGAGACCGCGCTCGAAGCCGCACGGCTGACCGAGCATGCCCTGCGCCGCGCCGCCTGACGCGTACCTGCTCGCCGACGGCCATCCTCTGCGGGAGCACGCGTGGCGCACCGACCGTGCGGGCACCTCATCCTCGGCTACGCCACGCTGGGCGTGCTGCTCGCCCTCCGGCCCGGCCTGGTCATCCCGCGCGGCTGAGCACCTCACCGGCATCCGCCGCTTTACCTGCGGTTTCTTCGGTAAGTGACACAGTATGAGCATGGCAGGCGGCCGCTCCATCAGGGCCCGGATGACGATCGCGACGGTGGCGCTGTTCGGCGTCATCGTCAGCGTGTGGGTGTTGGCGATCTCGCTGACGTACCCGGTACGCGCGCGAGCCGACCTCGTCGCCCAGGCGGACGCCGCCAGTCGCCGCCTCGCCACCACCATCGACAAGGTGCGCTTCACCGGCTCCATCCCGCCATGGGACGGTGTGCAGATCATGCAGATCGTCGACGCCTCCGGCCGGGTGCTGGCCGCCACCGAGGGGAGCGCCGGCCGGCAGGCCCTCACCGACGCCCGGCCCACTGGGGGTGACTCCCGGGTCATGGACCGCGTGTGCCACTCCGGCGGCTGCATGGTCGTGGTGGGAACGAGCAACCCCACCAGCGTGTACGGGCCCGTCGTCGCCTACGCGGCCACGCATGAGCCGTTCCTGCTGAGATCGCCGTTCCTTCCCGTGATCCTGTCGGCCTCGGCGGCGGCGTTGGTGGCGCTGTTGGGATGGGGCGCGTGGTACGGCACCGGCCGGGTGCTCGCTCCCGTGGAGCGGATCCGATCGGAGCTGGAGCACTTCAGCGCCCAGGATCTGAGCCGGCGCATCGACGTGCCCGACACGAAGGACGAGGTCGCCGAGCTCGCCACCACCGTCAACGGGACCCTGGCGCGGCTGGAGAACGCCGTGGAGCGGCACCGCAGCTTCGTCTCGGACGCCTCCCACGAGTTGCGGACCCCCATCGCCGGGCTCCTCGTACGCCTGGAGTCAGGGCTCCACGACCTGGACGAGAAGGAGTGGCGGGCGGCGATCAGGGACGCTCAGCGGCTGTCGGACATCGTGCACGACCTGCTCTTGATGGCCCGGCTGGACGCGGGCACGCCGATGGAGCAGCAGCGGATCGATCTCGGGCAGCTGGTAGAGGAGGAGATCTCCCAGCGGCCCTCCCGGTTGCCCATGACCATCGACGTGGAGCCCGGAGTGCACGTCCGGGGGAGCCGGTTGCGGCTGGGGCGGCTGCTGACGAATCTGCTGTCCAACGCCGATCGGTACGGCGACTCCCGGGTGTGGATCTCCGTCCGGGGACACGCGGACGAGGCCGTGGTGGAGGTGCGGGACGACGGGCCGGGGATCCCCGAGGAGATGCGGGACCGGGTGTTCGAACGGTTCACCCGGCTCGAACACAGCCGGTCCCGGGATACCGGGGGCAGCGGGCTGGGGCTGCCGATCGCCCGTGACATCGCAAGGGTCCACGGCGGCACGCTGGAAGCCGGAGGCGACTCAGGAGGGCGGCTGATCCTGCGCCTTCCGCGCGATTGACCGGGCCGGGCGTTTCACGGACTGTCCGTCCGCCCGCGCGATTGACCGGGCCGACCGTCTTACGGACGGTCTATCCGCCCGCGGGTGGAGATCGCGATGATCGCGACGACGACGCCGACCAGCAGCACCGGCAGGGCCGGCGCCCACAACGGCGCCACGCGCAGCAGCAGCGCGCCGATGATGGCGCCGCACAGCAGCGCTGCCAGCCTGCCCACGTCGCCCGCGACGGCGGCCCGCCGGCGTGGCGTGCCGGTGCGGGTACGCATGAGGCCGGTCAGCGTACCCGTCAGGTAGGTGGTCGATGCCCCGGGCACGCCTGAGCTGATCGTCAGCGCGCTCTGCACACCCATCGCCGCCGAGGCGGGCGCGAGCAGCAGCACGGCGGCGTTCGTGTTCGGCTGCCCGTCGATGGCCAGCCATCCAGCGCACACGCATGCCAGCAGCGCCAGCTCGGCCACGGCGATCAAGCAGGCCCGCCGGCGCCAACCGGCCCCGCTGCCGAGCCCTGCGCTGCCGGCCGCGACGCCGAGAGCGTAACCGGCCACGGCTGTGGTGACGCCCGCCGACAGCGCACCGTCCAGCGTCGCGACGCCACGCCCGAGTTGCACGAGATTGCCGGTGACGACGCTGGCGAACGCGCCCCCGAGGCGCGTCACGCACACGGCGTCCAGGCAACCCGCGGCCGCGGCGAGAACCACCAGCAGGCGTGCCACCACCCGCTCGGACACCATTGGACCGGCCCCGCCCGACACGCCCGCGGGCGGCCTGATCTTCTTGTGTGACATGCCACCTCCTCCTGTGTTCAGCGGGAGGAGGGTTCGGCTCGGGCGAGGACGGCGGCCACCGTCACGTCAGCGCCCCCTCGGAACGTAGCCGTGGTGGAACATGTCCAGGTCGGACAGGCGGGAATCCTTTTTCGCGGCGTCAGTGTGTCGTTGAGCGCAGCCTCGGGTTGAACACCCATCCCTGCAACAGGGTGAACCGGATCGCCGACGCCAGGCCGTTGGCCAGGATCACCGCGATCAGCTCAGCCGTCGCCGAGGAGCCCGACGGCAGGACGGCCAGGCTCAGCGTCGAGATGCCGAGGCCGATGAGGAAGGCGATGAGCCCGCCGAGATGGTCGCGCGCGGCTCCCGCGCTGCCGGTCACCCCGAACGTGAACCGCCGGTTGGCGGCGGTGTTGGCGATCGCCGTGGTGAGCATGGCGATGGTGTTCGCGGCCATCGACGGCAGGATCGCGGAGAGCGCCCAGAACAGCACCAGATAGGCCACCGTGCACGTGGCTCCGACGACCGCGTAGGACGGCAGCCGGCGGGAGATCGTGGCCGGGCCGGAGTCCGATGCGGTGGCCGGGGCGTGGGGGGCGGTGGTCAGGACGCTCATGACATCGATGATCGGGAGCCGGCATGGGAGCCCCCTTGGCCCAGCATTAAACGCAGGTAAGAAATCCCGCGAAGCAGGTCCACGCACGCAGGGTGTTGACACGGTGACCGCCGCGCTTCAGTATCCCTTCAATGGTTGCGCAACCATCACTGCTCTCTCTCCACCCCCGTGAACCCCCACCATGAAGGAGACGTACACGCATGGCTGCGCTGACACGCGGGCTTGTCCCGCGCGCGGTGGCGGCGGCCGTCCTGCTGGCGAGCGCGCTCACCGCCGCGCTCGCCCAGCCGGCCACCGCGCATTCCCGCGGAACGAGTGACTTCCGCGGCGTCAACTGGGCCGACCCGCGGGACAACTACGCCGCCGACCAGGTCGTGCCGACCGGCCTTTCCACCTCCGACGATTACGCCGCCACCCACGCCAAGGCGAAGCGGATCGTCTCAGGCTTCCAGTCGGTGCTGGGCGCCAACACCGTACGGATGCCGGTGAATCCCTCCAGCGTGGGAACCACCTGGTGGTCGTCCTACACGGGCGCCATCGACGCCGCGCTCGCCCGTGGCATGAAGGTCATCCTGAGCTACTGGGAAGCCAACACCGCCAAGGACGGCAAGATCGACGACGTGGCGGCGTGGAACGCCATGTGGGACACCATCGTCGGCAAGTACGGCAAACACTCCCGCGTGTACTTCGAGCCGATGAACGAGCCATTCGGCTACGGCCTGGACCAGTGGGTCACGATCGGCGCCGACTGGCTGGCCGCGCACCGCCACGTGCCGCGCGGGCGCGTCATCGTCAGCGGCACCGGTTACAACGACAATGTCACAGGGGTCGGCGCCGCACCCGAGCTCCAGGGCACCCTGCTGTCCCTGCACTTCTACGGCTTCTGGGCCGCCCACACCACCGAGGCCGAGTGGAAGGCCGACCTGGCTGCACGCCTCGGCGAGTACGCCTACCGCACCCTCATCGACGAGGCCGGCGCCCCGATGACCACCGGGCTCAACTACGGCGCGTGGAACGGCAACATCTACACCTCCTACTTCGCCGCCACCACCAACACGGCTCGGGAGAAGCGGATGGGCCTGGTCTACTGGCCCGGGCTGCGGGCCGGGGACGCCTACTCACTGCTCTCGCAGAACGCCGACGGCACCCTGACGCCCAACAGCGCGACCGGTCTCGCCCAGCTGAGGTGGGGCTGGGGATTCGGGGACGAGCCGCCGGTCAACGACGACCCGCCCGCTCCCCCGGGCGAGGTGATCAGGGGAGTCGGCTCGGACCGATGCGTCGACGTGCCGGGATGGAGCACCGCCAACGGCACCCAGCTCGACCTGTGGGACTGCAACGGCGGCGCCAACCAGTCCTGGAACCACACCACCGACGGGGCGCTCATGGTCTACGGCAACAAGTGCATGGAGATCGGCGGCGACGGCGTCTCGCCGGGCAGCCCCGTGCAGATCAACGACTGCGCCGGCACGCCCGCCCAGAAGTGGGCCGTCAACGCCGACCTGACCATCACCAATCCGGCCACCGGCCTGTGCCTGCAGGCCACGGGCGCCGGAACCGGCAACGGGACGCTGATCGACGTGGGACAGTGCGCCGGCACCTCCCACCAGCAATGGAGGCGCTCCTAGGGAGCAAGGAGCACCGCGCCTCACATGGCTGGTGGAGGCGCGGTGCTCTGCCGTACGACCAAAGAGGTCGGCACGATGTGCGTGCGCAACGCACCGGTGTGGTGGCGGATCTCGTCCAGCAGGCTGTCCACGCAGAGCCGCCCGATTTCGTCAAAGTTCTGGTGCACGGTGGTCAGCGGGGGCCAGAACGACTCCGAGTCCTCCATGTCGTCGAAGCCGACCACGCTGACCTCGCCCGGGATGGCCCGACCGGCCTCGTGCAGCGCGCGCATCGCCCCGAGCGCCATCTGGTCGTTGGCCGCGAAGATCGCCGTGACCGACGGGTCCGCGGCCAGGGTCTTCCCGTGCCGGTAGCCGGACTGGGTGGTCCAGTCGCCGCCGAACACGCGCGGCGGGCGCACACCGGCCGCGCGCAAGGTCTCCTCCCACGCCTTCGCCCGCGCGGCGGCCGCGAACGACCGCGCCGGACCGGCGATGTGCCAGACCGTACGATGCCCCAGCGACAGCAGGTGCCCGGTGGCCAGCCGCGCACCGCCCTCTTGATCGCTGTCCACGACGCAGAATTCCGACGCCCCGCCCGAGTCGGCCACCACGATCGGGATGCCGGGCGGGAGGGACAACTGCTCATCGCCGAGCAGCCGCGCTTCCACGATCACGACGACGCCGTCGACGGCCTGCATCTTCAGCCGGGCCACGGCGCTGTGCACCTCGTCCTGGCTGGTGGACGGCGCGGTCAGCAACGTCACCGCGTAGCCCTGGCGCTCGGCGGCGGCGACGGTCGCCGCGACGGTGCGGGCGTTGCCGTACGTGGCCATCGTGAACGTTATGACGCCGATCGTGCCGAACCGGCCAGTCGCCAGGGCACGGGCCGCGGTGTTGGGCTGGTATCCCACCTTGGCCATGGCGTCGAGCACCTTCTTGCGGGTGGACTCGCGTACCGTGTCCTGCGCGTTGGCGACGCGGGAGACGGTGATCGGGGCGACGCCCGCGACGCGCGCCACGTCGATCAGCGACGGCCGCTTGCGCGGCCCCGACGGCTTCTCGCTCAACGCCGGCTTCTCCTGCGGGATCCGGGGCACCACCGACCTGAATGGTAACGGCAGATCGTGGTTCCTACCGTGTGGCATTGTGCGTACGCTCGGGCGCATCCTACGATTCGATCATGAGACTGGTCGATATCCGGATTTATCCCGTTAAATCCGGTGCCGGATGTCGCGTGCCCGAAGCCACCGTGGAGCCCTGGGGGCTGGCCGGAGATCGGCGGTGGGCGGTCGTCGACGAGGCGGGCGACAACCTCTGGCTCGGCGAACATCCCCGGATGGCATCGGTCCGCGCGCAGAACGTGGACGGCGGCGGCCTGCTGCTGTCCGCCCCTGGCATGCCCGACCTGAAAGTCCCGCCGGCTGCCGGGGAGCCGGTGCCTGTAGGCTTCACCGGCCTGGATCAGGCGATCGCCGCCTCCGACGACGCCCACACCTGGTTCACCCGGCTCCTGGGCTGCCCCGCCCGGCTGGTCTGGCTGGACGACCCGCGCCGCCGTACCATCGATCCGGCCCACGGAGGCCTGCCCGGCGAGGTGGTCAGCTTCGCGTGGGACGCGCCGCTGCTGCTGACGTCCGCCGCGTCACTGCGTCTCCTGGACGAGCAGATCGGCGGGGACACCCCGCTCGACATGGCGCGTTTCCGCCCCAACGTGGTGATCGACGGCGCCGAGCCGTACGCCGAGGACTCCTGGACCGAGATCAGGATCGGCGAGGTCGGCTTCCGTGTCTCGGAGTTGTGCGACCGCTGCGCGGTCACCACCATCGACCCGGTGACCCTGGTCAAGGACAAGGAGCCGATCCGCACCCTGGCGAAACACCGCCGCTGGGACGGCAAGACCTGGTTCGGCATCCGCCTGGTGCCGCAGAACGCGGGACGACTCCGGCTCGGCGCTCCGGTCTTCGTCAAACCGGACAGCCGGAGCTAGGACGGACACCACGGTCTATCGTGGAAGTGAGAGAGGGTCATCAAGCCGAACCTGTGTTCCAGAGGAGGCTGTGATGAGGGAACACTTCATCTGGGTGACAACGCGCCGCATCAGGCCGGGCACGTTGGAGGAGTTCGAACAGGCCTGGCGTCCGGAGCCCTACCCGGAGGGTCTGCACCACGCCTACGCGTACTGGACCGAGGATGGGCTGGAGATCACCGGGGTGTCGTTCTGGGATTCGAAGGAGGCGTGCGACGCCTGGCGAGAGTCGGAGGGCGAGGCACGCCGGCGCGAGGCCATGGCCCCGTATGTCGTGGAGGAGCGAGAAGGCTTCTACCGGGGCCGCGAGCTCGCCGTACCCGTGCGATGAGGCAGAGCGGGGGCGACGGCGCGTTGCCGCGCCGTCGCCGGGCTCGATCAGCTGTAGAAGTACTTGCTGCCGCGGCTCACGATGGTGCCGCGCTCGCCCCAGTAGGTCCTGACCGTGGCGCGGTAGTAGGTGTCCTCGTAAGCGGTGGCCAGGCTCCGGCACGTCTTGCCCGAGTGGCCGTAGTAGTTGTTGTTGTCCCGCCAGGTGTAGGAGGGGCCGCCGCCGTTGACCGGAACCAGCGCCACCTCGACCCAGCGCGGGCCCTCGCTGTTGTAGGCCTGGGCGCAGATGGAGTCGGTAGCGTCGTCGTACGTGACGACGCCGTCGCCGACATTCCAGGTGAACGAGGCGGCCTGGGCCGGCTGCGCGAGCACCATGCTCGCCGCCGCCACACCGATGCCCACAACGGCCGTCTTGATCAGTTTCTTCATCTTTTCCCTTCCGGCTCGAGCGGATCATTCGCCGCTCGTTGCCGATCTTTGACCAGCCGGCCATCATGACAAAAGGTCTTACACTGAGTGTTCGCCGCCTAGACACGCAAACGTAGACATCCGCCCACTGATGGGACATTGATCTCACAACGTGCCTACCGGCTCTCTATGTACTGCCGGATCTGCTCCAGACCCGACACCCCGTACGCGTCCTCCACCGCGTTGGCCGTCAGATGGCACAGGTGGAACCGTTCGAGGGGGGTCAGGCCCAAGCGGGTGAGGTGCAGGTACGTGTAGTTGAGCAGCACCCGGTAGCGCAGGAACGACGGGTCGGCGAAGACGGCGTCGTGGTAGGCGGGGCTGTCGAAGATGAGCCGGTGGAGCTCGCTCGGTTCGCGCCGCGGCGCCAGGACGGGGGCTTCGCCCGGCCCGGTCATCGGCTGGGCCAGTTCGCCGGCCCGCTCGCGGTAGGCGTCCATGAGGGCGGCCCACTCCCGTACGAACGGCATCGGCTCGGACTCGGGCTCGTCCAACGTGCGGATCACGTCGCGGACCCGCGCGACCAGCGCGTCACGCTGGGCGGCGTAAGCGCGGTCGAACGCGGCCCGGGAGGCGGCGGGGTCGGCCGCCCAGGTCAGGTAGCCCTCCGCGTGCGACCGGAACGACATGTAGCTGCTGGTGATCGGCTGGGACGTGTGGGCGACGGTCAGCATCAGGTTCATGGCCACACCCAGCTTGCCGCCGGCGTGCTCGAGCATGTCGAACAGCAGGTCGTTGCTGTCGGCGTAGAACGACGTGAGCAGGTCAACGGCCTGGTCGCTGCCCAGAACGTGGTGGCGCGAGTCGAACGGCTCCTCGTGAATGGAGTTGTCGGCCCGCCACGGGGTGAGCGGGCCGCGCTCCTCCTCCCGCATGGCCATCAGCCGGTGCCTGGCCAGGATCGCCTCGGCGTCGAGGGTCGTGGTGGACGGGTGTTCCTTCAGGTAGCCGCCGACGATCTCGTCGAGCGCCGGCCGGACGACCTCCCGCCACACGTCCGGCGACGTCCGTACGTTGATCCGCACGTGCGGGCCCTGACGCCAGTGTCTGAGCACGTACGCCGCCTCGACCTGCTCCCGCACCCGCGCCAGCAGCGGACGTACCGCGCCCAGCAGCAGGGCGTCCCTGTCGGCGTGGTAGTAGACGTGGGCGCAGTGCCAGGTGGACATGAGTTACCTCCGCGATGCGGCGAGTTCGGTCAGGGTGCTGGCGAGCAGGTATGTCGTCCGCAGCTCGGCTTCGCGGCCGAGCCCCAGGCGGTTGTGGAAGAGATGGGCGCACCGCAGGAGGATGAGCGGCACGGTACGGCGGGCGGGCGGCAGCGCCATCGCCAGGTGGGCGTGCGGTGAGCCCGGGTCCCGTGGCCTGCATCGGCCTGCGGCGTGCAGCGGCTCGAGCGCCGCGCGCAACGACTCGACCGACTCGCGCCAGGTCCCCAGCAAACCGCCGGGGGTGGAGCTCCAGAGGTTCGCGGCCTGCCGCAGGAGCGCTTCCTGGCGCGATCCTTGAGCCGAGGTGGGCCCGGCGGTCTCGGTGAAGCGGGTCGCGGCGGCGGGGAGATCGGGTTCGGCGACGGCCAGGGTGAGCGTCAGCGCGGCCAGGCCGATGGCCACCCGCTGGTCCATCGGCGTGCCCGCGCGCAACACGCGCAGCGCCAGCGTGCTGGAGTCTGTGAAGTGGCGCTCCACGGCCGCCAGGCAGGCCTCGTCCCCGTAGGCGGCGTGCTCCGGCTCGTACGCGATGAACTCGACCGTCTCCCCCGGCCGCAACCGCTCGTCGAAGTGCTCTCTACGTTCCTCCCGGGCGACGACCGCGGCGAAACGGCGGTAGACGTCCTGGCCGAACGGGGGCGTGGACGGATGCCCGGCGAAATGGGCGGCGGCGGCAGAACGTACCAGGTCGCGGGCCCGGTCCGGGTCGGCCGTCTTCAGCCGGAGCCGGACATGCTGTCCGCCCTCCCAATACCGCAGGAAGAAGTGCTCCTCCGCGTCCAGCGCGCCGACGACAGGGGACACGACCTCCGTCACCAGCGCGTCCAGGTCGCCGTAGTGGAACACGTGCGCGCTCACCCACTGCCCGCTCACGACCGCGACACCTGTACGGCGTACTCGGTGACGTGGCGTTCCCCATCGCCGTACACGGGGGCGTCGGCCGGGTCGGGAAGGGCCTCTTCCAGCACCATCAGAGCGTCCGGGTCGCCGATCGACCGGAGGAATCCGGTGAGCAGCAGGTGGTCCGTCACGTCCACGTACATCGGCTTGCGTCCCTTGCTCAGCAGCCCGATGCCCAGACCGGCACGCAGGTCCACCACGCGGGCGAAGAAGCGGCGCGCCACCCCATGGGCGGACAGCCAGGCCGCCAGCCTGGGCAGGTACGCCGCGTCCGCCTCGCCCCTCAGCGGTACGGGGAAGTCACCGGCGCGCAGGCGTACGCAGGCGCGGGCCAGGGTCACGCGGCCCACATCCAGGCGCGGCCAGCGTTCCACGACGCCCGGCGGGGGCACGTCACCGCCCGCGCGGAACACCCAGCCGGGCACCATCGCCGTGGCGGGCTCGCCGAAGACCCGGATGAGGAACTGGAGTGCGGGCGGCAACCAGTGCTGCGCGGCCAGGCCGAGGTGCACGGGCCGGACCTGGCAGCCGGTGGCGTCCCGCAGGGCCGGCCGCTCGGTGACGGCGTCATAGGTGACCACCAGCTCATCCATCGAAACCTCGGGCATCCCGCCGCTCGCGCCCGTGCCCGGGTAGGCCAGGGCGACGTCGGCAGTGGCGGTGCGGAGGTTCAGGCCGCCGCCCGCGATGGCCCGGCACTCGGCCAGGCGTACGCCCTCCTGTGGAGCGCGCAGCAGCGTGGCGGCCGGAGGCTGATCTCCGGCGAGGGTGATCAGCCGATGCAGGCGGGACAGCCCGCGCCCGTAACCGGCGGAGACGGTGCCGAGGACCAGGCGCGGGCCATCGGGGGCGGACACTACCTGCACGTAGCAGCACACCGACCCGGGCGCCTGGACGAACGGCGGCCACCCGGTGGCCAGCTGCGCCAGCTCCTCCACCGGCAGGCAAACCGGGGCGCCGCCGCCCGGTCCCGCGTTCGCGGCCTGCCAGAAGCGCCGGCGGGCCGCGGCCAGCGCCCGCATTCCCGGCAGGTCGGGCAGCCCCGCACCGCCCGGGGTGGCCAGGGGGTTGCCGAGCAGCTCGCGCACCATCAGCCCCGCCGGCCCAGGATGCTCCGCGGTGTGCAGGTCACGGTAGAAGACCGGCGCCGGCACGGAGGCGTCGGGCCCGTACCGATCGAGGAAATAGGCGGCCGCGCTGACCTTGGCGGGCAGGTCGGAGTCGAACAACCCGAGCAGGCCGCGAACGGCATCCAGATCGTCCAGCAGCGCCTGCCACACGCCGGCCCCGCAGCGCCCGGCGACACCGGTCAAGAGCGCACTTTCCGGGCACAGGTTCTTGTCCGGCAGCCAAGGATGGGCCCGGGCTCCCGGGGAGAGCAGCTCCTCCAGCGCCTCCCGTACGGTGTCGATGCTCTTGCGGCGGTCGTCACCGTGCGCGGCCTCGGCGATGCGGCGCACCGTCGCCGCCAGCGAGGGCACCGGCAGCCAGGAGGCGAGGACGCCCACCGGGTCGTCCCCTTGCTCGTCGTAGGGAGGCACCAGCTCGACCAGCCCCGCCTGCACCAGCGGCCGCAGGCCGGGCACCGACCC from Nonomuraea polychroma encodes the following:
- a CDS encoding lantibiotic dehydratase C-terminal domain-containing protein, which codes for MSGQWVSAHVFHYGDLDALVTEVVSPVVGALDAEEHFFLRYWEGGQHVRLRLKTADPDRARDLVRSAAAAHFAGHPSTPPFGQDVYRRFAAVVAREERREHFDERLRPGETVEFIAYEPEHAAYGDEACLAAVERHFTDSSTLALRVLRAGTPMDQRVAIGLAALTLTLAVAEPDLPAAATRFTETAGPTSAQGSRQEALLRQAANLWSSTPGGLLGTWRESVESLRAALEPLHAAGRCRPRDPGSPHAHLAMALPPARRTVPLILLRCAHLFHNRLGLGREAELRTTYLLASTLTELAASRR
- a CDS encoding lantibiotic dehydratase gives rise to the protein MSRAVPSGAGYAVAPVFGVRVASVPVERLERMRCVETWALVDELAEVSAWLSREGAELSEPLHEAIGAAAGTPAKPLLVALRRAVYGDRRPDRRSLDALAYLPDELAHRVEAWLARREHREEVRRRLPEVLAAEVDAAVEALRHAAGADTFRRGLAQGSPVLSAQVDRWLAGRPPGRQELLGLARYVARAAAKTSPYATFTLSGLGAWAAGGPAVQPPDSLDWQGVVELDRAVLQPVWAALTRHPEVYARARLRVNPAAYDDGERIWFLGPGPAERLSSVPAGKDVRAALAWLRTHPDVAAGSVPGLRPLVQAGLVELVPPYDEQGDDPVGVLASWLPVPSLAATVRRIAEAAHGDDRRKSIDTVREALEELLSPGARAHPWLPDKNLCPESALLTGVAGRCGAGVWQALLDDLDAVRGLLGLFDSDLPAKVSAAAYFLDRYGPDASVPAPVFYRDLHTAEHPGPAGLMVRELLGNPLATPGGAGLPDLPGMRALAAARRRFWQAANAGPGGGAPVCLPVEELAQLATGWPPFVQAPGSVCCYVQVVSAPDGPRLVLGTVSAGYGRGLSRLHRLITLAGDQPPAATLLRAPQEGVRLAECRAIAGGGLNLRTATADVALAYPGTGASGGMPEVSMDELVVTYDAVTERPALRDATGCQVRPVHLGLAAQHWLPPALQFLIRVFGEPATAMVPGWVFRAGGDVPPPGVVERWPRLDVGRVTLARACVRLRAGDFPVPLRGEADAAYLPRLAAWLSAHGVARRFFARVVDLRAGLGIGLLSKGRKPMYVDVTDHLLLTGFLRSIGDPDALMVLEEALPDPADAPVYGDGERHVTEYAVQVSRS